GGATGGACGGGTGCGTGAACAGCTGATGTCCTCGACCCTGGACTCGATCGCCTGCGGCCAGAAGTGGGAGTACCTGGTGATCACGGTCTCCCCCGACGAGTCGCTGGGCGACGCCCGCCGCCGGCTCGTGGAGCACGCCGAGTACGGCCGCTGGGAGCTGCAGCGCTCCGTCCACTTCCGCGGCGGGGCCCGGCGCTACTGGCTGCGCCGCCGCGTGGTGCGCGTGGCCTCCACCCTCTCCTCCGCCTGAGCCCGCCTGGCCCCGCCTCGCCTCCACCCCAGGCGGACGGCGGACGGCCGACGACAACGGGCCGCGCCGTCGTCGTCCGCGGCCGGGCCAGCGGGTCGGCCGGTCAGCGGGGCTCGAGCATCCGCTCGAGCACGCGGCAGCCGAACTCGAGGGCGTCCACGGGCACGCGCTCGTCGATGCCGTGGAACAGCGAGGTGAACGCCAGGTCGGCGGGCAGGCGCATGGGCGCGAAGCCGTAGCCGGTGATGCCGAGGCGGGCCAGCGACTTGTTGTCCGTGCCGCCGCCGAGCATGAACGGCAGCACCTCGGCGCCCGGGTCCTCGGCCTGCAGGGAGGCGACCATGAGCTCCACGAGGTCGCCGGAGAACGGCGTCTCCAGGGCGACGTCGCGGTGCTCGGGCTCGATGGTCACGTCCGGACCGGCGAGCTCGGCGATCGTGGCCAGGGCGGCCTCCTCCTCGCCGGGCAGCAGGCGCGCGTCCACGGTGCCGGTCGCGGTGGAGGGGATCACGTTGTGCTTGTACCCCGAGGTCATCCCGGTGGGGTTCGAGGAGGTGCGCAGCGTGCCGGCCACCCACGAGCGGGCCTGGCCGAGCGCGTCGAGCTGCGGCGTCGGGTCCTGCTCGTCGAAGTCGACGCCCATGATCTCGGCGACCTGCTCGAGCAGCGCCCGCGTGGTCTTCGTGTAGACCAGGGGCCACTCGTGGCCGCCGATGCGGGTCATGGCCCCGGCCAGGCGCGTCACCGCATTGTCCGGGTGGGGCGCGGAGCCGTGGCCGGGGGCGCCCTCGGCGCGCAGGTTCAGCCAGGCGATGCCCTTCTCCGCGGTCTGCACGAGGTAGGCGCGCGAGCCGTGCACCTCGGTGGAGAAGCCGCCGACCTCGGAGATCGCCTCGGTGCAGCCGTCGAACAGCTCGGGGTGGTGCTCCACGAGCCAGCGCGCCCCGTAGACGCCGCCGGCCTCCTCGTCCGCGAAGAACGCCACGGTGAGCGGGCGCCGGGGTCGCCGGCCCGTGCGGGCCAGGTGAAGCAGGACGGAGAGCACCATCGCGTCCATGCCCTTCATGTCCACGGCGCCGCGGCCCCAGATCATGCCGTCCTTGAGCTCGGCGCCGAACGGGTCCACGCTCCACTCGTCTGCCTCGGCCGGCACCACGTCCGTGTGGCCGTGCACCACGAGCCCCGGCGCGTCCTCGTCCCAGCCGGGCAGGTGCCCGACGACGGACACGCGCCCGGGCGAGGACTCGAAGAGGCGGGGCCTCATCCCGGCCTCCTCCATGAGCCGGGCGCAAAGGGCGGCGGCCTCCGGCTCTCCCACGGAGACGTTGCCCCCACGGTTGGTGGTGTCGATGCGGATGAGGTCGCGGCAGATCTCCACGACGCGGTCCTCGGGGCGGGAGACGGGGGTGTCATGAGCGTTCTGGGTCATGGTTTTGAGCCTAGCCGCAGCGCGTGCTACAGTTCTCGAGTTGCCCGGCGAGGGAACGGCTCGAGAGAGTCGGACCGGACCAGGTGAACGGGCCTTCTCGGCCCGAGGATGAGCGCGAGTGGCGGAATTGGTAGACGCGCAGCGTTGAGGTCGCTGTGTCCGCAAGGACGTGGGGGTTCAAGTCCCCCCTCGCGCACCGCTCATCGAAGCAGTAGGAGCCCCGGTCGTCACGACCGGGGCTCCTCGCGTTCCCGCACCGCTGCGCATACTAGAGTGGAGACGTGTGACGGCAGGCGCCGTCAGCGACCGGAGACGACGGCATGGAGGACCCGATGGCCCTGGAAGCCCGCGCGCTGTTGCGCCAACTCGCCCGCGCGCACGGCGTGCAGACGGACTACGTCGGCCAGGACGGCTCGGCCCAGACCGTCCCGGACGAGGCCCTCGTGAAGGTCCTCGCCGCGCTCGGCGTCCGCGTCCGACCGGACGGCGTCGCCGGCCTGGCCGAGGCTCTCGAGGACGCCGAGACCGCCCCCTGGCGGGACGTCCTGCCGCCCACCGTCGCCGCCCGCGCCGGGCACCGGCTCTCCGTGCCGTGCCACGTCGCCGCCGGCGACACCGTCACCGCGCGGATCCACACCGAGTCCGGGCAGACCCTGGACGTGGACGTCAGCGAGCCGGTCGTCGAGGTGCGCCGCGTGGACGGCGTCGCGCGCGAGCGGCTGCACGTGCAGGTCCCCGGGGACCTGGCGCCCGGCTGGCACCGCCTCGAGGTCGTCAGCGGCTCCGGGTCCACCGCCTCCGCCGTCCTGGTGTGCGCCCCGGAGCGGCTCACCACGGCCGCCCCGTTCCTCGCCCGGCGCGGCTGGGGCGTCGCCGCCCAGGGGTACTCGGTCACCTCTGCGGACTCGTGGGGCATCGGCGACGCCGCGGACATGGCCGCCCTCGCCGAGCTGGCCGCCCCGCACGGCGCGGACTTCCTCCTGCTGCACCCGCTGCACGCCGTCGAGCCCGGCGCCGAGCCGGCCGACTCCCCCTACTCCCCCGTGTCCCGGCGCTTCCTCTCCGCGCTGCTCGTGCACGTGCCGGACATCCCCGAGTTCGCCGCGCTGCCCGCCGCCGAGCAGGACGAGCTGCGCGCGGCCGGCGCCGCCGTGCAGGCACGCCTGGAGCGCTCCGGCGCGATCGACCGCCCGGCCGTGGCCGCCGCCCTCTGGCCGGCCCTGCGCCGCGTGCACGCCGTGCCCCGCACCCCCGAGCGCGAGGCCGCCTACGCCGCCTTCCGCGCCGAGGCCGGGCCGGGCCTGGACGACTTCGCCCTCTGGTCCGCGCTGCGCACCGCCGACGACGTCCCCGGTCCGGAGCTGGCCGACCCCGCCTGGGCGCCGGGCGGGGAGCACGCCGAGCGCGTGCGCACCGAGCGCGCGGACGAGGTCGACCTGCACCGCTGGGTGCAGTGGGTGGCCGCCGAGCAGCTCGCCGCCGTGCAGCAGCGCGCCCGCGCCGCGGGCATGCGCATGGGCGTCATGGTGGACCTGGCGGTCGGGGCCACCCGCGAGACCGCGGACGCCTGGATGCTCGGGGACGTGCTCGTCCCCGGGATGTCCGTGGGCGCCCCGCCCGAGGTGTTCAATCAGCTCGGCCAGGACTGGTCCCAGCACCCGTGGCATCCGCGCCGCCTCGCCGAGACCGGCTACGCCGCGTTCCGGGACATGCTGCGCACTGTGCTGCGCAGCGCCGGCGGCATCCGCATGGACCACGTGCTCGGGCTCTTCCGCCTGTGGTGGATCCCGGTGGGCGCCGGGGCCACCCAGGGCGCCTACGTGGAGTACGACCACGAGGCGATGCTCGCCGTGCTCACCCTCGAGGCGGAGCGGGCCGGCGCCGTCGTGGTCGGCGAGGACCTGGGCACGTTCGAGCCCTGGGTGCAGCGCCGCCTGGCCGAGGCCGGCGTGCTGGGCACCTCGATCCTCTGGTTCGAGCAGCGCGACGGCGAGCCGCTGCCGCCGGAGCGGTACCGGCGCCTGGCCATGGCCGCCGTGAACACCCACGACCTGCCGCCCACGGCCGGCTACCTCGAGGGCGTCCAGGTGGACCTGCGCGAGCGGCTCGGCCTCTACACCGTGGACGTGGCGCAGGAGCGCCGCCGCTCGGCGGACGAGGTGGAGGCGTTCCTCGGCGCCGCGGTGCGACGCGGCCTGCTCGACGCGCGGGACGCCCGGGTGCGCCCCGACGACGCGGCCCAGCGCGAGGCGCAGACCGTGGCCCTGCACCGGCTCCTGGCCCAGGCGCCCTCGGCCCTGCACAGCGTCTCCCTCGTCGACGCCGTGGGCGAGCGCCGCATCCAGAACCAGCCCGGCACCACCCAGGACCAGCACCCCAACTGGACGCTGCCCCTCGGCGACCGCGAGGGGCGGATGCTGCGCGTCGAGGACTTGGCGTCCTCGGCGACGGCGACCCGCCTGTTCGACGCCGTTGAGGAGGAGCTGCGCGCCTCCGTGCCGGTCGGCATCGGCGTCAGCCTGCACACCTCGCCCCTGGCGCAGCCGGGCCGCGGGGACGCCGGCGGCCTGAACGTGTACGTGCGCCACGCCGCCCTGGCCCTGGCCCGGCGCGGGGTGCGCATGATCCTCCTCACCCGCGCCGAGGAGCCCGTGGGCCCGGAGGGCGCGCGCGTCACGCGGCTGGAGGCCGGCGGCGAGGCGCCCGCGGCGACGGTCGTGGAGCTGGCCGTGGGCCCGGCCGCGCCCCTGCCCAAGGCCGAGCTGGCCGCGCTGAGGGACGAGTTCACGGCGGCGGCCCGCGCCTGGTTGGCCTCCGACTCCGTGCCGGGCGGGCCGGTGCTGGCTCCGCAGGGGGTCGACGCGCGGGGCCTCGGCGCACCGGCCGCCCCGCCCGTCGCCTTCGTGCACGGCCACTACTGGCTCTCGGCGCCCACGGCCGCCGCCCTCGCGGCGGCGACCGGCGCCCCCCACCTGCACACCATGCACACCACCGCCGCCGTGAAGATGCTCGAGGACCCGGAGCTGCGCGAGCCGGCCGAGCGGATCGAGGCGGAGGGCGCCGTGGTCCGCGAGGCGGACCTGCTGGTGGTCAACTCCCCCGCCGAGGTCGTGGACCTGCGCGAGGCCCTCGGCGTGCCCCGGGCGCGCACCCGGGTGCTGCCCCCGGGCGCGGACCTCGCGACGTTCACCCCCGAGGGCCCGGCCCTCTGGCCGGGCGACCCCGACGACGGCGGCGCCCTGCGCGTGCTGTTCGCCGGGCGCATCCAGCGGCACAAGGGCCCGCACCTGCTGGTGGAGGCCCTGGCCGTGCTGCGCGAGCGGGCCGGCGGGCCCGGGGCCGACCCCGGCGTGCGCCTGCACGTGAACGGGGCGCCCTCCGGAGAGGAGGGGCTGGACCTGCCGGGCCTGGCCCTCGAGCGCGGCGTGGCGGACCTCGTGACCTTCTCCGA
The sequence above is a segment of the Micrococcus endophyticus genome. Coding sequences within it:
- the malQ gene encoding 4-alpha-glucanotransferase, coding for MALEARALLRQLARAHGVQTDYVGQDGSAQTVPDEALVKVLAALGVRVRPDGVAGLAEALEDAETAPWRDVLPPTVAARAGHRLSVPCHVAAGDTVTARIHTESGQTLDVDVSEPVVEVRRVDGVARERLHVQVPGDLAPGWHRLEVVSGSGSTASAVLVCAPERLTTAAPFLARRGWGVAAQGYSVTSADSWGIGDAADMAALAELAAPHGADFLLLHPLHAVEPGAEPADSPYSPVSRRFLSALLVHVPDIPEFAALPAAEQDELRAAGAAVQARLERSGAIDRPAVAAALWPALRRVHAVPRTPEREAAYAAFRAEAGPGLDDFALWSALRTADDVPGPELADPAWAPGGEHAERVRTERADEVDLHRWVQWVAAEQLAAVQQRARAAGMRMGVMVDLAVGATRETADAWMLGDVLVPGMSVGAPPEVFNQLGQDWSQHPWHPRRLAETGYAAFRDMLRTVLRSAGGIRMDHVLGLFRLWWIPVGAGATQGAYVEYDHEAMLAVLTLEAERAGAVVVGEDLGTFEPWVQRRLAEAGVLGTSILWFEQRDGEPLPPERYRRLAMAAVNTHDLPPTAGYLEGVQVDLRERLGLYTVDVAQERRRSADEVEAFLGAAVRRGLLDARDARVRPDDAAQREAQTVALHRLLAQAPSALHSVSLVDAVGERRIQNQPGTTQDQHPNWTLPLGDREGRMLRVEDLASSATATRLFDAVEEELRASVPVGIGVSLHTSPLAQPGRGDAGGLNVYVRHAALALARRGVRMILLTRAEEPVGPEGARVTRLEAGGEAPAATVVELAVGPAAPLPKAELAALRDEFTAAARAWLASDSVPGGPVLAPQGVDARGLGAPAAPPVAFVHGHYWLSAPTAAALAAATGAPHLHTMHTTAAVKMLEDPELREPAERIEAEGAVVREADLLVVNSPAEVVDLREALGVPRARTRVLPPGADLATFTPEGPALWPGDPDDGGALRVLFAGRIQRHKGPHLLVEALAVLRERAGGPGADPGVRLHVNGAPSGEEGLDLPGLALERGVADLVTFSEPVRAEELAAQLRAADVVAMPSASESYGLVALEAQACGTPVLAHRVGGLVHAVIDGASGRLVTEGSPEAWADALAAVLADRPAWDALAAGAVRHAADHSWEAYADGLLEAATGLARRQDGGGDAGA
- a CDS encoding M20/M25/M40 family metallo-hydrolase, yielding MTQNAHDTPVSRPEDRVVEICRDLIRIDTTNRGGNVSVGEPEAAALCARLMEEAGMRPRLFESSPGRVSVVGHLPGWDEDAPGLVVHGHTDVVPAEADEWSVDPFGAELKDGMIWGRGAVDMKGMDAMVLSVLLHLARTGRRPRRPLTVAFFADEEAGGVYGARWLVEHHPELFDGCTEAISEVGGFSTEVHGSRAYLVQTAEKGIAWLNLRAEGAPGHGSAPHPDNAVTRLAGAMTRIGGHEWPLVYTKTTRALLEQVAEIMGVDFDEQDPTPQLDALGQARSWVAGTLRTSSNPTGMTSGYKHNVIPSTATGTVDARLLPGEEEAALATIAELAGPDVTIEPEHRDVALETPFSGDLVELMVASLQAEDPGAEVLPFMLGGGTDNKSLARLGITGYGFAPMRLPADLAFTSLFHGIDERVPVDALEFGCRVLERMLEPR
- a CDS encoding DUF5703 family protein, with product MREQLMSSTLDSIACGQKWEYLVITVSPDESLGDARRRLVEHAEYGRWELQRSVHFRGGARRYWLRRRVVRVASTLSSA